Proteins found in one Rissa tridactyla isolate bRisTri1 chromosome 27, bRisTri1.patW.cur.20221130, whole genome shotgun sequence genomic segment:
- the HSD17B8 gene encoding (3R)-3-hydroxyacyl-CoA dehydrogenase isoform X4: MASAGRLGGAVALVTGGASGIGRAVCARLAREGARVAVADRDEAGAGDTVGGLHAGGGTPHAKMGSPPHRPHAAFGVDVASAPSVTQLLARVQEHFGAPPSVCVGCAGVTRDEFLLRLGEGDFQEVLGVNLTVRDPVQRGVAGVYCHPHDGQGAPQGAGEVCRDGADGTPRGPGGRGGRLRLPGLGGEQLHHGGQRGGDRGTLHVTDPDKPPPVSPPPVSPPPK; the protein is encoded by the exons ATGGCCTCGGCGGGGCGACTCGGCGGGGCCGTGGCGCTGGTGACAG GAGGTGCCAGCGGTATCGGCCGGGCCGTCTGCGCCCGCCTGGCACGGGAGGGCGCCCGGGTGGCGGTGGCCGACCGGGATGAAGCGGGGGCTGGGGACACCGTGGGGGGGCTCCacgctgggggggggacaccccacgcCAAGATGGGGAGccccccccaccggccccacgCCGCCTTCGGGGTGGACGTGGCCTCGGCCCCCAGTGTCACCCAGCTGCTGGCCCGTGTCCAG GAGCATTTTGGGGCCCCCCCCAGCGTCTGCGTGGGGTGCGCCGGTGTCACCCGGGACGAGTTCCTGCTGCGGCTGGGGGAAGGGGACTTCCAGGAGGTGCTGGGGGTCAACCTGACG gTTCGGGATCCGGTGCAACGCGGTGTTGCCGGGGTTTATTGTCACCCCCATGACGGACAAGGTGCCCCCCAAGGTGCTGGAgaag TTTGCAGGGATGGTGCCGATGGGACGCCTCGGGGACCCGGAGG acGTGGCGGACGTCTGCGCCTTCCTGGCCTCGGAGGAGAGCAGCTACATCACGGGGGCCAGCGTGGAGGTGACAG GGGGACTCTTCATGTGACAGATCCGGACAAACccccccccgtgtcaccccccccTGTGTCACCCCCTCCCAAATAA
- the HSD17B8 gene encoding (3R)-3-hydroxyacyl-CoA dehydrogenase isoform X3: MASAGRLGGAVALVTGGASGIGRAVCARLAREGARVAVADRDEAGAGDTVGGLHAGGGTPHAKMGSPPHRPHAAFGVDVASAPSVTQLLARVQEHFGAPPSVCVGCAGVTRDEFLLRLGEGDFQEVLGVNLTGTFLVTQAVARALVAAGAPGGSIIHVGSIVGKVRDPVQRGVAGVYCHPHDGQGAPQGAGEVCRDGADGTPRGPGGRGGRLRLPGLGGEQLHHGGQRGGDRGTLHVTDPDKPPPVSPPPVSPPPK; this comes from the exons ATGGCCTCGGCGGGGCGACTCGGCGGGGCCGTGGCGCTGGTGACAG GAGGTGCCAGCGGTATCGGCCGGGCCGTCTGCGCCCGCCTGGCACGGGAGGGCGCCCGGGTGGCGGTGGCCGACCGGGATGAAGCGGGGGCTGGGGACACCGTGGGGGGGCTCCacgctgggggggggacaccccacgcCAAGATGGGGAGccccccccaccggccccacgCCGCCTTCGGGGTGGACGTGGCCTCGGCCCCCAGTGTCACCCAGCTGCTGGCCCGTGTCCAG GAGCATTTTGGGGCCCCCCCCAGCGTCTGCGTGGGGTGCGCCGGTGTCACCCGGGACGAGTTCCTGCTGCGGCTGGGGGAAGGGGACTTCCAGGAGGTGCTGGGGGTCAACCTGACG GGGACCTTCCTGGTGACACAGGCAGTGGCCCGGGCGCTGGTGGCCGCGGGGGCTCCTGGTGGCTCCATCATCCATGTGGGCAGCATCGTGGGCAAG gTTCGGGATCCGGTGCAACGCGGTGTTGCCGGGGTTTATTGTCACCCCCATGACGGACAAGGTGCCCCCCAAGGTGCTGGAgaag TTTGCAGGGATGGTGCCGATGGGACGCCTCGGGGACCCGGAGG acGTGGCGGACGTCTGCGCCTTCCTGGCCTCGGAGGAGAGCAGCTACATCACGGGGGCCAGCGTGGAGGTGACAG GGGGACTCTTCATGTGACAGATCCGGACAAACccccccccgtgtcaccccccccTGTGTCACCCCCTCCCAAATAA
- the HSD17B8 gene encoding (3R)-3-hydroxyacyl-CoA dehydrogenase isoform X2, with protein sequence MASAGRLGGAVALVTGGASGIGRAVCARLAREGARVAVADRDEAGAGDTVGGLHAGGGTPHAKMGSPPHRPHAAFGVDVASAPSVTQLLARVQEHFGAPPSVCVGCAGVTRDEFLLRLGEGDFQEVLGVNLTAVARALVAAGAPGGSIIHVGSIVGKVGNLGQANYAASKAGVEGLTRTCAKELAKFGIRCNAVLPGFIVTPMTDKVPPKVLEKFAGMVPMGRLGDPEDVADVCAFLASEESSYITGASVEVTGGLFM encoded by the exons ATGGCCTCGGCGGGGCGACTCGGCGGGGCCGTGGCGCTGGTGACAG GAGGTGCCAGCGGTATCGGCCGGGCCGTCTGCGCCCGCCTGGCACGGGAGGGCGCCCGGGTGGCGGTGGCCGACCGGGATGAAGCGGGGGCTGGGGACACCGTGGGGGGGCTCCacgctgggggggggacaccccacgcCAAGATGGGGAGccccccccaccggccccacgCCGCCTTCGGGGTGGACGTGGCCTCGGCCCCCAGTGTCACCCAGCTGCTGGCCCGTGTCCAG GAGCATTTTGGGGCCCCCCCCAGCGTCTGCGTGGGGTGCGCCGGTGTCACCCGGGACGAGTTCCTGCTGCGGCTGGGGGAAGGGGACTTCCAGGAGGTGCTGGGGGTCAACCTGACG GCAGTGGCCCGGGCGCTGGTGGCCGCGGGGGCTCCTGGTGGCTCCATCATCCATGTGGGCAGCATCGTGGGCAAG gtgggcaacctgggccaggccAACTACGCGGCGTCCAAGGCCGGGGTGGAGGGACTGACCCGGACCTGTGCCAAGGAGCTGGCCAA gTTCGGGATCCGGTGCAACGCGGTGTTGCCGGGGTTTATTGTCACCCCCATGACGGACAAGGTGCCCCCCAAGGTGCTGGAgaag TTTGCAGGGATGGTGCCGATGGGACGCCTCGGGGACCCGGAGG acGTGGCGGACGTCTGCGCCTTCCTGGCCTCGGAGGAGAGCAGCTACATCACGGGGGCCAGCGTGGAGGTGACAG GGGGACTCTTCATGTGA
- the HSD17B8 gene encoding (3R)-3-hydroxyacyl-CoA dehydrogenase isoform X1, with product MASAGRLGGAVALVTGGASGIGRAVCARLAREGARVAVADRDEAGAGDTVGGLHAGGGTPHAKMGSPPHRPHAAFGVDVASAPSVTQLLARVQEHFGAPPSVCVGCAGVTRDEFLLRLGEGDFQEVLGVNLTGTFLVTQAVARALVAAGAPGGSIIHVGSIVGKVGNLGQANYAASKAGVEGLTRTCAKELAKFGIRCNAVLPGFIVTPMTDKVPPKVLEKFAGMVPMGRLGDPEDVADVCAFLASEESSYITGASVEVTGGLFM from the exons ATGGCCTCGGCGGGGCGACTCGGCGGGGCCGTGGCGCTGGTGACAG GAGGTGCCAGCGGTATCGGCCGGGCCGTCTGCGCCCGCCTGGCACGGGAGGGCGCCCGGGTGGCGGTGGCCGACCGGGATGAAGCGGGGGCTGGGGACACCGTGGGGGGGCTCCacgctgggggggggacaccccacgcCAAGATGGGGAGccccccccaccggccccacgCCGCCTTCGGGGTGGACGTGGCCTCGGCCCCCAGTGTCACCCAGCTGCTGGCCCGTGTCCAG GAGCATTTTGGGGCCCCCCCCAGCGTCTGCGTGGGGTGCGCCGGTGTCACCCGGGACGAGTTCCTGCTGCGGCTGGGGGAAGGGGACTTCCAGGAGGTGCTGGGGGTCAACCTGACG GGGACCTTCCTGGTGACACAGGCAGTGGCCCGGGCGCTGGTGGCCGCGGGGGCTCCTGGTGGCTCCATCATCCATGTGGGCAGCATCGTGGGCAAG gtgggcaacctgggccaggccAACTACGCGGCGTCCAAGGCCGGGGTGGAGGGACTGACCCGGACCTGTGCCAAGGAGCTGGCCAA gTTCGGGATCCGGTGCAACGCGGTGTTGCCGGGGTTTATTGTCACCCCCATGACGGACAAGGTGCCCCCCAAGGTGCTGGAgaag TTTGCAGGGATGGTGCCGATGGGACGCCTCGGGGACCCGGAGG acGTGGCGGACGTCTGCGCCTTCCTGGCCTCGGAGGAGAGCAGCTACATCACGGGGGCCAGCGTGGAGGTGACAG GGGGACTCTTCATGTGA